A DNA window from Pseudomonas sp. B21-056 contains the following coding sequences:
- a CDS encoding response regulator transcription factor codes for MPNILLVEDDTALSELIASYLERNGYQVSVLSRGDHVRERARVDPPDLVILDLMLPGLDGLQVCRLLRADSATLPILMLTARDDSHDQVLGLEMGADDYVTKPCEPRVLLARVRTLLRRSSLSEPQTANDRILMGNLCIDLSERTVTWRGQAVELSSGEYNLLVVLARHSGEVLSRDQILQRLRGIEFNGTDRSVDVAISKLRRKFDDNAGEARKIKTVWGKGYLFSRSEWEC; via the coding sequence ATGCCCAACATCCTCCTGGTCGAAGACGACACCGCCCTCTCTGAGCTGATCGCCAGTTACCTGGAACGCAACGGCTATCAGGTCAGCGTGCTCAGCCGTGGCGATCATGTGCGCGAGCGGGCGCGGGTCGATCCGCCGGACCTGGTGATCCTCGACCTGATGCTGCCGGGGCTGGACGGCTTGCAGGTCTGCCGCTTGCTGCGGGCCGACTCGGCGACCTTGCCGATCCTGATGCTGACCGCCCGGGACGACAGTCACGACCAGGTGCTGGGCCTGGAAATGGGCGCCGACGACTACGTCACCAAGCCGTGCGAGCCGCGGGTGTTGCTGGCGCGGGTGCGGACCTTGCTGCGGCGCAGCAGCCTCAGCGAGCCGCAGACAGCCAACGACCGCATCCTCATGGGCAACCTGTGCATCGATTTGTCCGAACGCACCGTGACCTGGCGCGGGCAAGCGGTGGAATTGTCCAGCGGCGAATACAACCTGCTGGTGGTGCTGGCCCGTCATTCCGGCGAAGTGCTGAGCCGCGACCAGATCCTGCAGCGCCTGCGCGGCATCGAGTTCAACGGCACCGACCGCTCGGTGGACGTGGCGATTTCCAAGCTGCGCCGCAAGTTCGACGACAACGCCGGCGAAGCCCGCAAGATCAAGACGGTGTGGGGCAAGGGCTATCTGTTCAGTCGCTCCGAGTGGGAGTGCTGA
- a CDS encoding efflux RND transporter periplasmic adaptor subunit: MPKNSFSILGLLLGVLSLSACDNASAPTDEAPRPTVAIETVEARPLSISSELSGRIAAPRIAEVRARVPGVVLQRVYREGSDVKKGDVLFRIDPAPFKADLDSAEAALRKAEANAFQARLQEQRYARLIEDNAISAQDYDNARAAARQTAADVAANKAAVERARLNLGYATVTAPIAGRIGRALVTEGALVGQNETTPLALIQQLNPIHADLTQSTRELNELRRALRSGQLQQVGQDQAKATLIQDDGSLYPLPGKLLFTDISVDPGTGQITLRSEFPNPDLDLLPGSFVRVRLEQAFDRQGISVPQRAIQRDSAGTAQVLLVDAELQVSLQPVELGGVQDNRWIVTHGLKPGDRIVVEGLQHARPGEKVQIDNSPLPLAQAAGQ, translated from the coding sequence ATGCCAAAGAACTCTTTCTCCATCCTGGGCCTGTTGCTCGGGGTACTGTCGTTGAGCGCCTGCGACAACGCCTCGGCGCCCACGGACGAAGCGCCGCGCCCTACCGTTGCCATCGAAACCGTCGAAGCCCGGCCGCTGTCCATCAGCAGCGAGTTGAGCGGGCGTATCGCCGCGCCGCGCATCGCCGAAGTCCGCGCGCGGGTGCCTGGCGTGGTGTTGCAGCGGGTCTACCGCGAAGGCAGCGATGTGAAAAAGGGCGACGTGCTGTTCCGCATCGACCCGGCGCCGTTCAAGGCCGACCTGGACAGCGCCGAAGCGGCGTTGCGCAAGGCCGAGGCCAACGCGTTCCAGGCCCGCTTGCAGGAACAGCGCTACGCCCGGTTGATCGAGGACAATGCCATCAGCGCCCAGGACTACGACAACGCCCGCGCCGCCGCCCGCCAGACCGCCGCCGATGTCGCCGCCAATAAGGCCGCCGTGGAGCGGGCCCGGTTGAACCTGGGTTATGCCACGGTCACCGCGCCGATTGCCGGACGCATCGGTCGGGCGCTGGTGACCGAGGGCGCGCTGGTCGGTCAGAACGAAACCACGCCGCTGGCCCTTATCCAGCAGCTCAACCCGATCCACGCCGACCTCACCCAATCGACCCGCGAACTCAACGAACTGCGCCGGGCCCTGCGTTCCGGCCAGTTGCAGCAGGTCGGCCAGGACCAGGCCAAGGCCACGCTGATCCAGGACGACGGCAGCCTCTATCCGCTGCCGGGCAAGCTGTTGTTCACCGACATCAGCGTCGACCCGGGCACCGGCCAGATCACCCTGCGCAGCGAATTCCCCAATCCCGACCTCGACCTGTTGCCCGGCAGCTTCGTGCGCGTGCGCCTGGAGCAGGCCTTCGACCGCCAGGGCATCAGCGTGCCGCAACGGGCCATCCAGCGTGACAGCGCAGGCACAGCCCAGGTGTTGCTGGTCGACGCCGAGCTGCAAGTCAGCCTGCAACCGGTGGAGCTGGGCGGCGTGCAGGACAACCGCTGGATCGTCACCCACGGCCTGAAGCCCGGCGACCGCATCGTCGTCGAAGGCCTGCAACATGCCCGCCCCGGTGAAAAAGTCCAGATCGACAACTCCCCTCTTCCACTTGCCCAGGCAGCTGGTCAGTAA
- a CDS encoding DUF1345 domain-containing protein — MPFLARTHPRLSGATALGLMAGLLVPADSVIGKILIGWNIGVWTYLALMFWLTVRAKAPDVRRIAEIEDENAGLVLLVVCIAALASLATITFELAGSRDLQTAGKLMHYGFTALTVIGSWLLIGMIFSVHYARLYYTWDGKEPALRFAEGLTTPNYWDFLYFSFTIGVAVQTSDVGVATRQLRKIVLAQSLIGFVFNTAILGFSINIAAGLFG, encoded by the coding sequence GTGCCCTTCCTCGCCCGCACCCACCCACGCCTTTCCGGCGCAACGGCCCTTGGCCTGATGGCGGGGCTTCTGGTTCCCGCGGATTCGGTCATCGGCAAAATCCTGATCGGCTGGAATATCGGCGTCTGGACGTACCTGGCGCTGATGTTCTGGCTGACCGTACGGGCCAAGGCCCCCGACGTCAGGCGCATCGCCGAAATCGAAGACGAAAATGCCGGGCTGGTCCTGCTGGTGGTCTGCATCGCGGCATTAGCCAGCCTGGCGACCATCACCTTCGAACTGGCCGGCAGCCGCGACCTGCAAACCGCGGGCAAGCTGATGCATTACGGCTTCACCGCGCTCACGGTGATCGGTTCATGGTTGCTGATCGGGATGATCTTCAGCGTGCATTACGCGCGGTTGTATTACACCTGGGACGGCAAGGAACCGGCGCTGCGGTTTGCCGAAGGGCTGACCACGCCCAATTATTGGGACTTCCTGTATTTCTCGTTCACCATCGGCGTGGCAGTACAGACGTCGGACGTGGGCGTTGCCACGCGGCAGTTGCGCAAGATCGTGCTGGCGCAGTCGTTGATCGGGTTCGTGTTCAACACGGCGATTCTCGGGTTCTCGATCAATATTGCGGCGGGGTTGTTTGGGTGA
- a CDS encoding RcnB family protein, translating to MRKPTLIASLVLIAGLGALGPVAQAVEKTGDALEHSPSNGRRLVENDRVPADYQRTDRAMKDWKQKKLEQPTNDQQWVHIDDKYLLIETVSGAIVKIVPATR from the coding sequence ATGCGCAAACCAACCCTGATCGCCAGCCTGGTCCTGATCGCCGGCCTCGGAGCCCTTGGGCCTGTTGCGCAAGCGGTCGAGAAAACCGGAGATGCCTTGGAGCATTCGCCGAGCAATGGCCGCAGGCTGGTGGAGAACGACCGGGTACCCGCGGATTACCAGCGCACGGACAGAGCCATGAAAGACTGGAAACAGAAGAAGCTCGAACAGCCGACAAACGACCAGCAATGGGTGCATATCGACGACAAGTACCTGCTGATCGAAACCGTGTCCGGCGCGATCGT
- the pncA gene encoding bifunctional nicotinamidase/pyrazinamidase, with protein MTRATTTALLVIDVQNDFIPGGPLAVPGGDEIVSLINRLGRSFNQVILAQDWHPAGHASFASSHPGKQPFDTTPLPYGEQTLWPDHCIQGTQGAALHPALELPHAQLIIRKGCNPDIDSYSAFMEADRRTPTGLAGYLKERGIDTVYVVGLALDFCVMFTALDARTAGFNAFVVLDACRGIDIDGSMEAAIRRMQAAGVELIQSSAMTA; from the coding sequence ATGACCCGCGCCACAACCACTGCATTACTGGTGATAGACGTCCAAAACGACTTCATCCCCGGCGGCCCGCTGGCCGTGCCGGGAGGCGACGAGATCGTGTCGCTGATCAACCGCTTGGGCCGCTCATTCAATCAGGTCATCCTCGCCCAGGACTGGCACCCGGCCGGGCACGCCTCGTTTGCGTCCAGCCACCCTGGCAAGCAACCCTTCGACACCACCCCGTTACCCTACGGCGAACAAACGCTGTGGCCCGACCACTGCATACAAGGCACCCAGGGCGCGGCGCTGCACCCGGCACTGGAGCTGCCCCACGCCCAATTGATCATCCGCAAAGGCTGCAACCCGGATATCGACAGTTATTCGGCCTTCATGGAGGCCGACCGCCGGACGCCCACCGGGCTGGCGGGCTACCTCAAGGAACGCGGCATCGACACCGTCTACGTGGTGGGTCTGGCCCTGGATTTCTGCGTGATGTTCACCGCCCTGGACGCCCGCACCGCTGGCTTCAACGCGTTCGTGGTGCTCGACGCGTGCCGGGGAATCGATATCGACGGCTCGATGGAAGCAGCGATCCGACGAATGCAGGCAGCAGGCGTGGAATTGATCCAGTCCAGCGCCATGACGGCCTGA
- a CDS encoding efflux RND transporter permease subunit, whose protein sequence is MPQFFIDRPVFAWVVALFILLAGVLAIPQLPVAQYPDVAPPQIEISATYPGASAQSVDQSVVSLIEEELNGTDNLLYFGSQSSLGSATITATFKPGTNPELAQVDVQNRLKAVESRLPQAVTQQGLQVDKVSAGFLLLITLTSSDGKLDDVALSDYLARNVMNEIKRLDGVGKAQLYGAERAMRIWIDPQKLLGFNLTPADVNAAVQAQNAQVSAGSIGDLPSRGTQEITATILVKGQLSTPQEFADIVLKANPDGSTVRIGDVARVEVGSQEYQFSTRLNGKPSTAVGVQLSPGANALSTATLVRAKMDELARYFPAGVEYKIPYDTSPFVKVSITKVIYTLGEAMLLVFAVMFLFLQNIRYTLIPTLVVPVALMGTFATMLALGFSINVLTMFGMVLAIGILVDDAIVVVENVERIMASEGLSPKEATRKAMRQITGAIIGITLVLVAVFIPMAFMQGSVGVIYRQFSLSMATSILFSAFLALSLTPALCATLLKPIGPGEHHAKGGFFGWFNRRFDQLGERYQGWVAYALKRTGRYLLIYGVLLVGMGLLFSRLPSSFLPVEDQGYTITDIQLPPGASKNRTVRVVEQIEAHNAGEPGVGDSTVILGFSFSGSGQNAALAFTTLKDWSDRGNDDSASAIAERANQAFSGIKDAMAFAVLPPPVDGLGTSSGFEFRLQDRGGLGHATLMQARDELLAAAEKSPLLINVRESALAEAPQVQLEVDRKQANALGVSFADVGNVLATAVGSSYINDFPNQGRMQRVVVQAEGDQRSQVADLLKIHVRNDAGKMVPLSAFVQAKWTQGPTQLTRYNGYPAISISGEPAPGYSTGQAMAEIERLVAQGPTGLGQEWTGLSLQERLSGSQAPILLGLSLLVVFLCLAALYESWSIPTSVLLVVPLGVLGAVLAVSLRGMPNDVFFKVGLVTIIGLSAKNAILIIEFAKSLYDEGHDLIDATLQAARLRLRPIIMTSLAFILGVVPLAIATGASSASQQAIGTGVIGGMISATLAVVFVPVFFVGVMRLVRKP, encoded by the coding sequence ATGCCGCAGTTCTTTATCGACCGCCCGGTGTTCGCCTGGGTGGTCGCGCTGTTCATCCTGTTGGCCGGTGTGCTGGCGATCCCGCAATTGCCGGTGGCGCAGTACCCTGATGTCGCGCCACCGCAAATCGAGATTTCCGCCACCTACCCCGGCGCCTCGGCGCAAAGCGTGGACCAGAGCGTCGTCAGCCTGATCGAGGAAGAACTCAACGGCACCGACAACCTGCTGTACTTCGGCTCCCAGAGCAGCCTGGGCAGCGCCACCATCACCGCGACGTTCAAGCCTGGCACCAACCCGGAGCTGGCTCAGGTCGACGTGCAGAATCGCCTCAAGGCGGTGGAATCGCGCCTGCCCCAGGCGGTCACCCAACAAGGCTTGCAGGTGGATAAGGTCTCGGCCGGTTTCCTGCTGCTGATCACCCTTACGTCCAGTGACGGCAAGCTCGACGACGTCGCCCTCAGCGACTACCTGGCACGCAACGTGATGAATGAGATCAAGCGTCTGGACGGTGTCGGCAAGGCGCAGTTGTACGGCGCCGAACGGGCGATGCGGATCTGGATCGACCCGCAGAAACTGCTCGGCTTCAACCTGACCCCGGCCGACGTGAACGCCGCCGTCCAGGCCCAGAACGCCCAGGTTTCAGCGGGCAGCATTGGCGACTTGCCGAGCCGCGGCACCCAGGAAATCACCGCGACCATCCTGGTCAAGGGTCAGTTGTCGACACCGCAAGAGTTCGCCGACATCGTGCTCAAGGCCAATCCCGACGGCTCCACCGTACGCATCGGCGATGTGGCGCGGGTGGAAGTCGGCAGCCAGGAATATCAGTTTTCCACGCGGCTCAACGGCAAGCCGTCCACGGCCGTCGGCGTGCAACTGTCACCGGGGGCCAATGCCCTGAGCACAGCGACCCTGGTGCGGGCGAAGATGGACGAACTGGCGCGCTACTTCCCGGCTGGCGTGGAATACAAGATCCCCTACGACACCTCGCCATTCGTCAAGGTGTCCATCACCAAAGTGATCTACACCCTCGGTGAAGCCATGCTGCTGGTGTTCGCCGTGATGTTCCTGTTCCTGCAGAACATCCGCTATACCCTGATCCCGACCCTGGTGGTGCCGGTGGCGCTGATGGGCACATTCGCCACCATGCTCGCCCTGGGCTTCTCCATCAATGTGCTGACCATGTTCGGCATGGTGCTGGCCATCGGCATCCTGGTGGATGACGCCATCGTCGTGGTGGAGAACGTCGAACGGATCATGGCCAGCGAAGGCCTGTCGCCCAAGGAAGCGACGCGCAAGGCGATGCGGCAGATCACCGGCGCCATCATCGGCATCACCCTGGTGCTGGTGGCGGTGTTCATTCCGATGGCGTTTATGCAAGGTTCAGTAGGGGTCATCTATCGGCAGTTCTCGCTGTCCATGGCCACGTCGATCCTGTTCTCGGCGTTCCTCGCCCTGAGCCTGACGCCGGCGCTGTGCGCAACCTTACTCAAGCCCATCGGCCCGGGCGAACATCACGCCAAGGGCGGTTTCTTCGGCTGGTTCAATCGCCGCTTCGATCAATTGGGCGAGCGTTATCAAGGCTGGGTCGCCTATGCCCTCAAGCGCACCGGGCGCTACCTGTTGATCTACGGTGTGCTGCTGGTGGGCATGGGCCTGCTGTTCAGTCGCCTGCCCTCCTCGTTCCTGCCGGTGGAAGACCAGGGCTACACCATCACCGACATCCAGTTGCCACCCGGCGCGAGCAAGAACCGCACGGTGCGGGTGGTCGAGCAGATCGAAGCCCATAACGCCGGTGAACCGGGAGTGGGTGACAGCACGGTGATCCTGGGTTTCAGCTTCTCCGGCAGTGGGCAGAACGCGGCGCTGGCCTTCACCACGCTCAAGGACTGGTCGGACCGTGGCAACGACGACTCGGCCAGCGCCATTGCCGAGCGCGCCAACCAGGCCTTCAGTGGGATCAAGGACGCCATGGCCTTCGCCGTACTGCCGCCACCGGTGGATGGCCTGGGCACCTCCAGCGGCTTCGAGTTCCGCCTGCAGGATCGCGGCGGCCTCGGCCACGCGACGCTGATGCAGGCCCGCGACGAATTGCTCGCCGCCGCTGAAAAGAGCCCGCTGCTGATCAATGTGCGTGAAAGCGCCCTGGCCGAAGCACCGCAAGTGCAACTGGAAGTCGACCGCAAGCAGGCCAATGCCCTGGGGGTGTCCTTCGCCGACGTCGGCAACGTGCTGGCAACCGCCGTGGGTTCAAGCTATATCAACGATTTCCCCAACCAGGGGCGGATGCAGCGGGTGGTGGTCCAGGCCGAGGGCGACCAGCGCAGCCAGGTGGCCGATCTGCTGAAGATCCATGTGCGCAACGATGCCGGGAAAATGGTGCCGTTGTCGGCCTTCGTCCAGGCCAAATGGACCCAAGGCCCGACGCAACTGACCCGCTACAACGGCTATCCGGCCATCAGCATTTCCGGCGAACCGGCACCGGGCTACAGCACCGGCCAGGCCATGGCGGAAATCGAACGGCTGGTGGCCCAGGGCCCGACGGGACTGGGCCAGGAATGGACCGGCCTGTCCTTGCAGGAACGCCTGTCCGGCAGCCAGGCACCGATCCTGCTCGGCCTGTCCCTGCTGGTGGTGTTCCTGTGCCTGGCGGCGCTGTACGAGAGCTGGTCGATTCCGACGTCGGTGCTGCTGGTGGTGCCGCTGGGGGTACTCGGCGCGGTGCTGGCGGTGTCGTTGCGCGGCATGCCCAACGATGTGTTCTTCAAGGTCGGGCTAGTGACCATCATCGGCCTGTCGGCGAAGAACGCGATCCTGATCATCGAGTTCGCCAAGAGCCTGTACGACGAAGGCCATGACCTGATCGACGCCACCCTCCAGGCTGCACGCCTGCGTCTGCGGCCGATCATCATGACCTCCCTGGCGTTCATTCTTGGAGTGGTGCCCCTGGCAATCGCCACCGGGGCCAGTTCGGCGAGCCAGCAGGCCATCGGGACCGGGGTGATTGGCGGGATGATCAGCGCGACGTTGGCGGTGGTGTTTGTGCCGGTGTTTTTTGTCGGGGTGATGAGGCTGGTGCGCAAACCATAA
- a CDS encoding putative bifunctional diguanylate cyclase/phosphodiesterase, whose amino-acid sequence MLIGSYSPALVLISLLVAVLASYTALDLAGRIATTRGRAAHLWMTGGALAMGVGIWSMHFIGMLAFTLPVELGYDVSITALSLLIAILSSGFALWLVSQPRLPAWQLAFGALIMGAGISAMHYTGMAALRMQPGIDYDPTLFGASLVIAVAASAAALWIAFRLRQNSPHVRLARAGAAVIMGIAIVGMHYTGMAGAQFREGSFCGSLDGLSGKGLDNVVLITTLAVLAIALLTSILDARLEARTAELAQSLTLANRELTQLALHDPLTGLPNRVLLADRIDQAMHRVQEQGGCFALMFIDLDGFKPVNDAFGHHMGDLLLRDVALRLREDLRSQDTLARIGGDEFVLLVQLAEPDDALRLAARQVGLIGRTFRVTEHDLQISASVGIALFPGNGLSAEELLMNADAAMYHAKGAGKNGYSFFDASMNSNARKQLQLLQDLRLAVEQRQFSLHYQPKFDAANGRPVGAEALLRWHHPTQGLLMPDTFIDLAEKTGLIIPIGDWVLNEACRQMREWYVLGYTDWRIAVNLSALQFCHTGLVQSVAKALETHHLQPNSLTLEITETTAMSDADASMTVLQQLSDMGVDLSIDDFGTGYSSLMYLKRLPANELKIDRGFVRDLEHDSDDAAIVSAIVALGQALGLRIVAEGVETDVQQDFLTQLGCDSLQGYLLGHPLPADRFLQNIRKAPRLVVV is encoded by the coding sequence ATGCTCATCGGCAGTTATTCCCCCGCCCTTGTTTTGATTTCCCTATTGGTTGCGGTACTGGCGTCCTACACCGCGTTGGACTTGGCCGGGCGTATCGCTACCACCCGTGGTCGCGCAGCTCACCTCTGGATGACCGGTGGTGCGCTGGCGATGGGGGTGGGGATCTGGTCCATGCACTTCATCGGCATGCTGGCTTTCACCCTGCCGGTGGAGCTTGGCTACGACGTGTCGATTACCGCGTTGTCGTTGCTGATCGCCATTCTTTCCAGCGGCTTCGCCCTATGGCTGGTCAGCCAGCCACGTCTGCCTGCCTGGCAGTTGGCTTTCGGCGCGCTGATCATGGGTGCCGGCATCAGCGCCATGCATTACACCGGCATGGCGGCGCTGCGGATGCAGCCGGGGATCGATTATGACCCGACGCTGTTCGGCGCTTCGCTGGTGATTGCAGTGGCGGCCTCGGCCGCGGCGTTGTGGATTGCCTTCCGCCTGCGCCAGAACAGTCCGCACGTGCGATTGGCCCGTGCCGGTGCCGCGGTGATCATGGGCATCGCCATTGTCGGCATGCATTACACCGGCATGGCCGGAGCGCAGTTCAGGGAGGGCAGCTTCTGTGGTTCCCTCGACGGCCTGAGCGGCAAAGGCCTGGACAATGTGGTGCTGATCACGACGTTGGCGGTGCTGGCGATTGCCTTGCTCACGTCGATCCTCGATGCACGTCTTGAGGCCCGTACCGCAGAATTGGCCCAATCGTTGACTTTGGCGAACCGGGAGCTGACTCAACTGGCCCTGCACGACCCCCTCACCGGATTGCCCAACCGGGTGCTGCTGGCCGACCGCATCGATCAGGCCATGCACCGGGTACAGGAGCAGGGTGGCTGCTTTGCCTTGATGTTCATCGACCTGGACGGCTTCAAGCCGGTCAACGACGCCTTTGGTCATCACATGGGTGATTTGCTGTTGCGGGACGTGGCCCTGCGCCTGCGCGAAGACTTGCGAAGCCAGGACACCCTGGCGCGGATCGGCGGTGATGAATTCGTGCTGCTGGTGCAACTGGCCGAGCCTGACGATGCCTTGCGGCTGGCGGCGCGCCAGGTCGGGTTGATCGGCCGCACGTTCCGGGTCACCGAGCATGACCTGCAGATTTCCGCCAGCGTCGGCATCGCGCTGTTCCCGGGCAATGGCCTGAGCGCCGAAGAATTGCTGATGAACGCCGACGCGGCGATGTACCACGCCAAAGGTGCCGGCAAGAACGGCTACAGCTTTTTCGATGCCTCGATGAACAGCAATGCCCGCAAGCAATTGCAGTTGCTGCAGGATCTGCGCCTCGCCGTCGAGCAGCGGCAGTTCAGCTTGCATTACCAACCCAAGTTCGACGCGGCCAACGGTCGTCCGGTTGGCGCCGAGGCGTTGCTGCGCTGGCACCATCCGACCCAGGGCCTGTTGATGCCCGACACCTTCATCGACCTGGCGGAAAAGACCGGGCTGATCATTCCCATCGGCGATTGGGTGCTGAACGAGGCCTGTCGCCAGATGCGTGAATGGTACGTGCTCGGCTATACCGATTGGCGCATCGCGGTGAACCTCTCGGCCTTGCAGTTCTGCCACACCGGGCTGGTGCAAAGCGTGGCCAAGGCGCTGGAGACCCATCATCTGCAGCCCAACAGTTTGACCCTGGAAATCACCGAAACCACCGCCATGAGCGACGCGGATGCCAGCATGACAGTGCTGCAGCAGCTTTCGGACATGGGCGTGGACCTGTCCATCGACGACTTCGGCACCGGCTATTCGAGCCTGATGTACCTCAAGCGCCTGCCGGCCAACGAGCTGAAGATCGATCGCGGCTTCGTGCGGGACCTGGAGCACGACAGCGACGACGCCGCCATCGTCTCGGCCATCGTCGCCCTCGGCCAGGCCCTTGGCCTGCGGATCGTCGCCGAAGGGGTGGAAACCGATGTGCAACAGGACTTCCTGACCCAACTGGGCTGCGACTCGCTGCAAGGCTATCTGCTGGGTCATCCGCTGCCGGCTGATCGGTTCCTGCAAAACATCCGCAAGGCACCACGCTTGGTGGTGGTCTGA
- a CDS encoding ATP-binding protein encodes MWKLLIRLYLVTIVSYSAAIYLMPELVIRLFHERFVSYNLDHSRGLQTLMTQQFHAVPSEQWPALAAQMDKAFEPLHIQLAAIDDADFSADEQARLKRGENVVRLGDWAWRTLAVAPLDERTVVKMIVPPDPADVNWLYWSINVLIGATMLACLLLWLRPHWRDLERLRSTAERFGKGHLSERTQIASSSNIGSLAHVFDTMASDIESLLNQQRDLLNAVSHELRTPLTRLDFGLALALSDDLPPASRERLQGLVAHIRELDELVLELLSYSRLQNPERLPERVEVPLDEFIDSILGSVDEDLAAPDVVIDVLLHGALERFVLDPRLTARALQNLLRNAMRYCEKRIQVGVRVGDEGCEIWVDDDGIGIPDSERERVFEPFYRLDRSRDRATGGFGLGLAISRRALEAQGGTLTAELSPLGGARFRLWLPDTTHPAP; translated from the coding sequence ATGTGGAAGCTGTTGATCCGTCTTTACCTGGTCACCATCGTGTCCTACAGCGCCGCGATCTACCTGATGCCGGAGCTGGTGATCCGACTGTTCCATGAGCGGTTCGTGAGCTACAACCTCGATCATTCCCGTGGCTTGCAAACCCTCATGACCCAGCAGTTCCATGCCGTGCCGAGCGAGCAATGGCCGGCGCTGGCGGCACAGATGGACAAGGCGTTCGAACCGCTGCACATCCAACTGGCCGCCATCGATGACGCGGATTTCAGCGCCGATGAACAGGCCCGTCTCAAGCGTGGCGAGAATGTGGTGCGCCTCGGCGACTGGGCCTGGCGAACCCTGGCGGTGGCGCCGCTGGATGAGCGCACGGTGGTCAAGATGATCGTTCCCCCTGACCCGGCCGACGTCAATTGGTTGTACTGGAGCATCAACGTGTTGATCGGCGCGACGATGCTGGCGTGCCTGTTGCTCTGGCTGCGGCCGCACTGGCGTGATCTGGAGCGCCTCAGAAGCACCGCTGAGCGTTTCGGTAAAGGCCACTTGAGCGAGCGCACGCAGATCGCTTCCAGTTCGAACATCGGTAGCCTGGCCCACGTGTTCGACACCATGGCCAGCGATATCGAGAGTCTGCTCAACCAGCAGCGAGACCTGCTCAACGCCGTCTCCCATGAGCTGCGCACGCCCTTGACCCGGCTCGACTTCGGCCTGGCCCTTGCGCTGTCCGACGACCTGCCACCGGCCAGCCGCGAGCGCCTGCAAGGGCTGGTGGCGCACATTCGCGAACTGGACGAGTTGGTGCTGGAACTGCTCTCCTACAGCCGGTTGCAGAACCCCGAGCGTCTGCCGGAGCGAGTCGAAGTGCCACTGGACGAATTCATCGACAGCATCCTGGGCAGCGTCGACGAGGATCTGGCGGCGCCGGACGTGGTGATCGACGTGCTCTTGCATGGAGCGCTGGAGCGTTTTGTGCTCGACCCACGCCTGACCGCCCGGGCACTGCAGAACCTGTTGCGCAATGCCATGCGCTACTGCGAGAAACGGATCCAGGTCGGTGTGCGGGTGGGCGACGAGGGCTGTGAGATCTGGGTTGACGACGACGGTATCGGCATTCCCGACAGCGAGCGCGAGCGGGTGTTCGAGCCGTTCTACCGCCTGGACCGCAGCCGCGACCGCGCCACGGGCGGCTTCGGCCTGGGCCTGGCCATCAGCCGCCGCGCCCTGGAAGCCCAGGGCGGCACCCTGACCGCCGAACTCTCACCGCTGGGCGGCGCCCGCTTCAGGTTGTGGCTGCCCGACACCACTCACCCCGCCCCGTAG